The Nostoc sp. 'Peltigera membranacea cyanobiont' N6 genome contains the following window.
GCTGATATCCTTGCTAAAAGTGTTGTGCTGTCTCATTATGAAACTAGCCTAGCGAGTGTATTCGGTCAAATTAAACCATTTGCAGCTAGTCTCCAGCGCGAAAACAGAGGAAGAAAGCAGAGTCGGGAATTACTGCGTCAACTTGGGACTGCGCTGTTAGTTCAGCATAAGATTGTAGGTCGAGTAGAGATTATTGATAAGCCGGAGTTGCTCTGGGAAGCCCCACAGTTAGAAAACTTATATCTCCGGTTGGAAGATGAATACGAAATCCGTGAGCGTCACAATGCTTTGGAACGCAAACTAGAGCTAATTACCCAAACAGCCCAAACAGTGCTAGAGTTCATGCAACATAGCAGTAGCCAGCGAGTAGAGTGGTATGTGGTGATTCTGATTGTGGTGGAGATTCTGCTGTCACTGTACGACATCATTTTCAAAGGCTAATGCTCAATTTGGAGATCGTAACAATTACTGCTTTTGAGCAGTAGCCTTGAGTCGGATAATCGCAGCCAACACTGCAAAATCTATGCT
Protein-coding sequences here:
- a CDS encoding RMD1 family protein; the protein is MQKLLFNDRDKFRAQALFLGEDIHLQTLENYVCLATMPLMVTVGEHGCVVLLDYGAVVLFNLEPVEKAAFLTKLSSQVSDSFADPETEEVEVHLNIAESERVREGKILLHEFSVERLQIVADILAKSVVLSHYETSLASVFGQIKPFAASLQRENRGRKQSRELLRQLGTALLVQHKIVGRVEIIDKPELLWEAPQLENLYLRLEDEYEIRERHNALERKLELITQTAQTVLEFMQHSSSQRVEWYVVILIVVEILLSLYDIIFKG